The following is a genomic window from Pseudochaenichthys georgianus chromosome 9, fPseGeo1.2, whole genome shotgun sequence.
GTAAAAAAAGGTGCAATATGCCTTCACAGAGGTGCAATCATTATGTTTAAAGTTCAGCGAGAGAATATAGAATGTACCTGATTAGTGATGTCTTTGATGTTTCTGATTCAGCTGTCTAATGTAACTCTTCACCCAGGCTTTATCGTTGGGATGGGGGACGCAGAGGGTTTTTCCAACTTTTGAAACAAACCTGAAAAAGCAGATAAGAGACACAGAGGTGAGAACACTAAACAGAACgttgaaaaaaaacacacacaatagGAGAAACCAGCTCATGTAAAACCACAGGGCATCTCATCAAATGACTTTATTTTGCCACTAAATGCATACAAATATTTTACATACACAGTAGCGCTGATGGAGCATCCTTGTCCAGCATCCTGAATGGTGTAGCTTTGGAGGATTTGGAGTGGAAAACGCTTCCCAGCAACCTTGATACAGCAGTCTTGGGCAATCTGGGCTGGAAGAACACAGAGAAAGAAATTCATCAGGAGAGCACATGTGCATTCAATTAAGGAAAGTGTCCAGAGACCTGGGGCTTTATCGATTGAACCTAAGTTGCAGGAGAGTACAGCAGGCGAACAAACATGCTCCTTACAGTCACTGTCAAAGCATTCTGAAATACCAATCTATTTTACTGCTAATGCAAAGAATGTGTCTTACCTGATGCAAACCCAACGCAGATGACACCCAGCAAGAGGAGAAGNNNNNNNNNNNNNNNNNNNNNNNNNNNNNNNNNNNNNNNNNNNNNNNNNNNNNNNNNNNNNNNNNNNNNNNNNNNNNNNNNNNNNNNNNNNNNNNNNNNNTTCCTATAAAACAGTTGTGATCTTGTTTCAGCCAAGGTTTCACAGATGATTCTGGTAGATGACTGGCTTAGAGCCACTTTGGAGTTCCATGATTACAGTTTGTTTACTTTGTAGTATTAAAGAATGAAAATGACAGGCAATCATCCTcattgtcacgatctgtctgtgttgtgttttgtcttgtctttttctgtctttggtttcctgttttattttgaaaagtgttcaccttctgtcttgcctgttgctttctgtctgttttccctccctgactacccgattgtgttcacctggtgcccctgtgttttctcctccctcctcacctgtctcttgtttgtttgattagtcctgtgtgcatttaggttctgtgttttctgttaatctttgtgagttcccaacccagtctcacaaaaaacgtgtaataactacgttggtccataacgtaggacgtagtatttctacaaaaacgcctctgaattgtaagatccctacgtttttttttcaccattcattccaatggctggcgtctatgtcacgtgatcttcacatttcttcctgcagaaaacatggccgaacttcgttttattctcggtggtaaaatgcctatttaaagttactttggccattaaaatgcgttttgatgtcattgatgcgagaaatatgagtgttatttcagattatgtgtacagtggatgtacatgatctttcgTTTGTTagtattacgaagattacttcaggaaatggtgtcgatacaacgtttttcattgttaccaaggtggttgctagggacgctgctatcgatattatgttgtgtaactgtttaatggtgttatctttattgctaccccattccccgtcaaagtatagtgttggtccacagtgcacagtattagtttaacaaaatccgcatctaaaatagtgcagaaacgttattttcccctgtgcaattccagtctcacatctcacatcacatcgtcattaacataTACCGGGAACAGACcgaaaaacactttattccgagtgtgcttgcttttctctttgaaagtcatcacataacggcattgtaatacacggttcggctgcattaaatctgccgtagttctgtatttatagagccctgatgagaagacttctagacaaacatgaggaactgccgccaacactggcaaacgtgacgtggatcataaatatatcagccattaaacaacatcttacaagCGAGGttccatggttccggcttcagtacaggccccagcagccattccAGCCCAGTTCTGGGCCCCAGCAGCtaatggttccagccccagttctggccccagcagccatggttccggctccagtacaggccccagcagccatggttccagcctcagtcctggccccagcagtcatggtttcgactccagcccctcgtctccggccgacgccagctccccgtgttcctgtcggcgtaccggccgactccattCCCCCCGTGTTCTGTTGGCGAACCGACCGTCTCATGtctccctctcaagttccttctcaagtccTCTCTCAAGCCACATCTCCCAGctcccatctcgagtcccctctcaaggttcccctctcgagtctcctttcaagtctcctctcgagtcccctctcaagtctcctctcaagtcacctctcaagcctcctttcaagttccctctcgagttcccctctcagtcacctctcgagttcccttctcggTCCCTTGTCTAGTCCTCCTTAgtcccctcctttagtcccctctctagtccctcctcgagtaccctctctagttcccccttggttctcctctcgagtcccctctcgagtcacgtctcaagtccctacccaatgtcctggtcagttggaggttccgctgggggtcctgccaactccatgtcctgtcccgttgtgaggccccgccgactactcctctgccgggggtccttgccaaccctatgtcctgtgccgttggaggccccgccgactactcctctgccgggagtcctgccaatcctatgtccgtgccgttggaggttccgctggaggtcctgccaaccctatgtcctgtgccgttggaggttccgctggggttcctgccagttccatgtcctgtcccgttgggggtcccgtcgactactctcctgccgggggtcctgccaaccctgtgtcttgttctgttggaggtcccgccgactactctcctgccaggggtcctgccaatcccatgtcttgttccgttggaggtcccgccatcacctgtctcgccgggttcctgccaactcctggtcctcttccgtgggggatcctgccgaagcctgtcccaccggctccggttcctgtctgGCCGACACAGGGtgctgcccggcctccggagctgtcccgtcagcactttcctgcccggcctccggagctgtctggtcttcgccctcgagcccggccccctgagagcccggcccccccTCGAGCCGCGGTCTACACCCTCGAGCCCCGGCCCCCCtcgagccgcggtcttcgcctccgccctcatgctcggcccccctggagttcgcccgctgtggccttcgccccaccTTGAActatgccttgcccccgggccgtctgcccgaAGTCCCCCTTTTTTGAACTCTGCTCCCGGGCCGTCCACCCCGAAACCCCATCTTGAtctctgccttgctcccgggccGTCACGCCCGAGAACCCTTCCGAGTCCTCCGCTGTGCcactgggctgtcagcccaagcccgtcctccagaccccctccacccaccctgttggCCCTAGTTTTTGTGATAAAAAAATAAAGGTGTTTTTTCTGagaaatctgcatttgggtcctgcctgcttcgctCATCCCTGACACTCTTGCTTCGTGCACATAAATGGAGTTGTTGCCAACAGCTGTTAACATTGACAAATTATACagtataaattatatttatattgtgaAAAAACTGCGTAACTATGTGTATATTGCGAAGTGGTAtttagtttttgtattttcaggaGTGGTATTCCTCAACAATGATATTACAGTGTATTTTGGAGTAGGGGTCTACCAGGTGCTGTGGTGGTTGAACAGTCTGAATGCTGCAGGAAGGAAGGGTCTGCACTCCTAAAGGCCTCAGTCTCCTCCGCAGACACAGTTGTGTGTTCTTCTGCATCTCTTTACAATCAGTTTGTGTTTTTTTGCAACCATTTATATTTGTGAGTCTTTATATGTCCTTTGTTGTAgtttgtgtgtctttgtagtCATTGTAGCTCTCTCTGAGCAACATTGTGGAGGCGCAGGCCCCATGACACTCTTGGCCTGTTCCCataggctcaggtttgggaaggctaaataacttgttttacctgacgctgcctgccttcggcgtctatagaaagagatcaactcagtgaaagcaccgcctgatccgagctcagtgtgcggagtttaaatctattaagtataaaggaaatacagtttaaactgccgtatgaaGAGAAgatgccgacgtgtcgcacttatcattcatataacattatcaatcagatcatcgatcatataatactatatcatatatttccttatctgagtcagctgagccgtatctggccgtgcaacactttggcacactgtatgcagaagtattattttaagcaacacattaaattgacgaaacactcaagtcaaatgtaattaaagtcagatcgttgtcttagacggggcagtgatatcataaacctgttaatgtacgcattcaaacactttttctgttaccagctgtattcaccttgcaggtgcagctatgtggcttgtatcctggattatatttTTAAGTCATGggtgtttaaagttcatatttgtctaatattagttttcattaatgaagtatgacgctgcgctgtcagtaggcTACACTTgttcctgtttgtgattggtcaaatgttgctaacccacATACAATACACAACATTCAAACCATTGTTTAAGTCAAATAAATGTTCACTTTTTACCCTGTTTAGATTCAAGTTGATGATAAAAATCGAAACTATGTAAACTTAAAGTAAAATAtggttaaaatatatttacttggCTAGATCTTGTAGCCAAGTAAAATTAAAAATGCTGTAGCCTAacggttttattgattttctataTACATAGGAAGTGAGAAATAGAAACTTAGGGCAGACTATTATTTCTTGGAATGAACAACAATGGATGAGCTCTTTCCCCAACCACCAAAATAAGGTTGATTTCCAAGTCTGACATGCATGATATGATTAGATAATTGAGTAATTATTGTATCCTCCATGAAGGAAACTATCCAGGCCAAACCCTAAACAACACAATGGATTCAGCTGATGATTATACTGTAGGCTCAAGAGGATTGCAAAATGTCTGGAGTCACTATTTTCCAatcacctgtagaaggtcaggatgctctctatggtgcacctgtagaaggtcaggatactctctatgGTCCACCTGTAGAAGGTAAGGATACTCTCTatagtgcacctgtagaaggtaaggatactctctatggtgcacctgtagaaggtcaggatgctctctatggagcacctgtagaaggtcaggatcctctctatggagcacctgtagaaggtcaggatcctctccatagtgcacctgtagaaggtcaggatgctctctatggtgcacctgtagaagctcaggatgctctctatggtgcacctgtagaagctCAGGATACTCtttatggtgcacctgtagaagtggCAGAGTATCCTGGTTCAGGCAGAGCTTGACATGCTTTATTCATGCTTCACAAATAGTTGCTGATGTGACATCCAGTCATTTATACAGGTATAGCTCAACACCTTTTCTCTCTGTTGATAAGATCTCGTCCAATCTTTGGTATATTTTAATGTCATTGGAGCGTACCTCTACTGAGACATAGAAGTATAAATACACGCCTTAGTTGAACCCAGGCCATCTGGGTAAAGAAATTGATCTCATCCCTCCTTAACGACCAGCATCATGACAAATATTTGAAGTTCTTAACACATTGCTTATAGAAATGTTTGTCTATTTTAATATTTGTTGGATTAACTCTAGTGGATGCAGTTAGATGATATAAGGTCTTGTACTTTTAGACCTTacagctgcctttgacactgtaGATCACAGTATTCTCATTTCTCGCCTGCAGCATTTTGTGGGAATCAGTGGTACTGCTCTAGACTGGTTTAAGTCGTATCTGTCTGAAAGAAGTTTTAATGTAAATCTTGTTGATTTTACTTCCTCCTCTGCTCCTCTCCCGTACGGGGTACCCCAAGGCCCCATTCTTGGGCCGATTTTATTTTCCCTGTACCTGCTCCCCCTGGGCGCTATCCTTAAAAGATATGGCCTCTCATTTCATTTTATCCAGATGACTCGCAAATCTACATGCCCCTGAAAATAAATGACCCAAACCCTCAGCAACGTctgactgtctgactgtctgcagGACATCAGAGCCTGGATGGCCTTGAACTTttttaaatgcaatgaaaaaaaGACAGAGGTGATAATATTTGGACCCAGTGGTGGCCCCAATGCCCCGCCTGTGCTGGATTCTCTTGTCCcatggcttcaaaagttgaacattgctcaactttcgtTGCGAGCAACTCGAGCAACTCTACGCttcgctcccacaatgcagttcggcgaaacgggacgtcaccccattcaaagtgaatgggcagaagcgttgaagcttcaacgcacgccgccgtgtggacaggCCGTCCAGGTTAGACTTGCTCCAACTCcgcctgtttttaaatctccTTTAAAAACCCACTTCTTTTCCCTTGCATTTACAGGCCAGGTGACACTTGTGCTTTTACATTTGGGTTTTTGATCTTACTAGTGTTTTGTATTGTTTGTACGTCATGTAGGAGAGTTTCTCAGTCTGTGGCTTTTGATCTGGTTTCATTGTcttgtgttttacatttgtttcatgtcctgtctgttttttatgtatttatgctATGTTGTTATACACTTGATGATGTAGAGCATTTTGttcaactctgttgtttttaaatgtgctatagaaataaaatggattggattggatgtgTGTTAGAGCAAGAAATCCACTAAAAGTTACAATATATCAAACTTTATTGAGAAACTTTTTTGAAACATAAATCTACATTTTATACATGGTCATACaaaaatacactttaaatcCAACTTATTATAAAATATAAACACATCTTGACAAACATAATTTAGGGACATTATCCTCAGGCACCGTACAGTCTTATGGTTGAAACAAAACGAACAATTGTACATTTCACTCAAGAgataataaaaaagaaatgaaaaacattcattcacaaatgtattcagaccgCATTCACCACAAATGAGAGGACAAATATCAAGAACTATACATGTAGCTTCTGGATTCACTGGCATGATGAGGGGATGATTCCTCAAAGATATTAAAGATAAGATCttctcaaacggtttgatctACTAAAGTACGAGACTGAAGCCAAATGGAAATGATTCTGCCGTCTTCTGCCCTCAGTTAAGAGTCGGCCCTTTTCGTTTGTCAGCAGCCTTTTCCCACAGTCCACTCCTCTCTACACCTGCAGAAAGAAAGAATCTAAAATCAAACTCTTTGTAAAAAAAGGTGCAATATGCCTTCACAGAGGTGCAATCATTATGTTTAAAGTTCAGCGAGAGAATATAGAATGTACCTGATTAGTGATGTCTTTGATGTTTCTGATTCAGCTGTCTAATGTAACTCTTCACCCAGGCTTTATCGTTGGGATGGGGGACGCAGAGGGTTTTTCCAACTTTTGAAACAAACCTGAAAAAGCAGATAAGAGACACAGAGGTGAGAACACTAAACAGAACgttgaaaaaaaacacacacaatagGAGAAACCAGCTCATGTAAAACCACAGGGCATCTCATCAAATGACTTTATTTTGCCACTAAATGCATACAAATATTTTACATACACAGTAGCGCTGATGGAGCATCCTTGTCCAGCATCCTGAATGGTGTAGCTTTGGAGGATTTGGAGTGGAAAACGCTTCCCAGCAACCTTGATACAGCAGTCTTGGGCAATCTGGGCTGGAAGAACACAGAGAAAGAAATTCATCAGGAGAGCACATGTGCATTCAATTAAGGAAAGTGTCCAGAGACCTGGGGCTTTATCGATTGAACCTAAGTTGCAGGAGAGTACAGCAGGCGAACAAACATGCTCCTTACAGTCACTGTCAAAGCATTCTGAAATACCAATCTATTTTACTGCTAATGCAAAGAATGTGTCTTACCTGATGCAAACCCAACGCAGATGACACCCAGCAAGAGGAGAAGTGCAATTCGAGAGGCCATGTCTCTGTTTCTTCGCAGGTCTGAACTCAGGTTGGTTCTTCAGGGAGTCTCTTCAGGAGTGCAGAGGTGTTGCTGTGAGGAGGAGAGCTACAGGTGTATTTATACAAGTCTGTGGCGAAAGTGAAAGTGTGATTGGTGGCCGATGACGGGAAACGGGAGAAAGTTGGCAACAATTTCCTCTACACTCCTCTCTCTATTGTTTCTTGCCAGAATTTTCCAACGTGTCTTTTCAGATGCTGCCCTGAGGCAGACCTTTATCAGTTCATTTGTATTCCGTGAGAAATACCTTCCATACTTCATGCAACCACAATCCATTAATAAGCACAAGCATAAATCAGCAAATACTGTATATTTTCAATATGACTTTTTTTGCAATCCAACAAACTGCAAACATTCCTGTGTTTCCCTTTAACATGTCCTCTTAGCAGGGAAAAAGACCTTCACATTTGAAGTACAGTACATAAATGCTGAATTGGCCAAATTCGGGCCCTATGTGAAAAGTTGTCCAGAGGTGACCTGtcctgttttttatttttttattctttgTAGTATGTAATTGTATGTCATGCAACATGATGGTTGGTTAAATTCTGTTTGTCTTGAAATGCCCTGCCAGGATTATtgttaaaattaaataaaatgattattcaatatatatatctatTGCTAGCCTGAGGCTTACTAGTACAGATTTAGTTTTTGTTATCTGTCCTATAAGCACATCTAAAGAGAGGGATACAGTTGAATTGAAGTGTAAGGAAGTGGATGGTAAACTGTAAACCAAGATAACCAAACTTTATCTTAATATGTCTTTATCTTGTCTCTTCAGTTATAATCCCACATTTGATTTCAAAGTGGTGACAGTGCGGTTTGGGGATGTGTTCAGTAAGCACCACTTATGCTTGTCTGTGTGGGTGTTTTTGCATGTGTGAGCATGCATCCAAATACTGAATACAATCTCTAAGTGTGGGAGTTTATGAGGAAAAGGAGATCTTAATTCCTGCCAGAGGCGTAGGTTTTGTAGAGTGATGCAACTGAGGACATTTTGAGGCATGTGTGGATAAACTTGTTGTACAGGATGTTTTGACCATtaatttgttttgatttatTACCAGTTATTGTCTATTCCCACTGCTTGGGCAAAAAATGATATCCATTTATTAAAGGAGTGGTTAAAAACTATAGGAACCACAAACTTTGTCCAGCAATTTTAATGTTTTGGTTTTCTCTCACTGTTTTTAAagcgttttcaaatattatagtCATCAGAGATTACTCAAAAGGAGTAGAATTATATTTCCACTGTTTATTTCAGACTATTTAGCAGCTAAGAACTCAATACAATTCCTTGTATCTTAAACCTAACATGTGACACTACAGATTCTACATTCATATAATGGCATCCATTTATAAAGTTTGGTGtccaccaaaaacaaaaacaaaataaatagagGATGAATATTGGCCAGTTGTTCACCAAGTGGACAGAAACAGGACCCCGAATGAATACTAATGTGTCTAAGTATCTGCAGGTTATAAAGGGGGGAGAACATGCTTTGAACAGAAGCAGTACATCTTGGAGTTCTCATTATGTAAAATTATTTGTTTGCAAACTGGGTGGTGATTATGTTTACCACTTATAATTTGACTTTTTAACATGCTCATTGGGATTTTTACTGTGCTTAATATTTTTTGCCACATTTAAAGGCCAGTGTGAGTTCATGGTTTTGGTCAATGTATGCACTGTGTTCATGGGGAAGTGAAATGAAATGCCAGACAAATGGCTCAAAGTTCAAATAGCCTCTGTTATGCTTGTTTCAAAGAACAAAGGAGTTGTTTATTTTCATAGTGGCCCAGCATATTGAATAATTTGTGtgaaaaacagtgagagcgTGAGCTACAAAATACAAACCTTCCTAACCACTAGAGGTTTGCATTGTAAATACTAAGGAGAGATTAAATTGCACATCCTAAAGTTACCTGAAAACCAAGCAATAATTTCAAAGTTGGTCTGACTGGCAGAAGCTCTTTTAGTATGAAATGCTGGGATCACCACTATACAGGTGGTGTAATAAGGACATGGTTaatgttaagccctgagcctgtttttcaggtctcaggctcgaaaatgacattcccagaacaaatgaccatatcttcccttctaaaagggttacattaataatcttttttctcaaagtaagcttacacctgtgagttggatgtagaagtgtcagaatcaatatagatgtttttattttaaagtaaattcagattgaacacagttattgtgtccgtccaaaaaaaaaaaattacttatagtgaaaaccacccttgaatgatgggatggtagactaaaagctttaggaatccaaactacaacatataataagaaccctgtatcaagattgatgcaaaacaagtgaaatgtgacctttttagGGAGATTTACCCAAAAAaccccacttctggggtcatttgggtggatttgacctatctctggccccccttccttgattttgctgattgacatctctttctaaccgttagagccaatggaatcgaggggaactcccacatactcattatttggtaatgtgggtgtgtgtgccaaaaccggaagctgcgataactctggtggctaccattagcagctaacttttactctccgatttttcATTAAAAtttaattatggattataaattaaaaaaaatattccacagaaacattatcaacctatggattaaccgattcagccgcgttttttctcgtttaatgccattgaacaagtcttttgatcagattgacagctaaggtgagacgatctcccgtgaaagctacgtaaaggtacgtgttgtgatgtctgtgtttgcttcccctgtcgcgagttcggatcactcagtgatgatactatacctaaataatctgtggaaccttagctttaatcggatatcttgtatgtgcagctacgataagtaataagggtatattttatcttgagttctgtgccaaagtgcgttagcatttttcgctcaggggtcatttcgATGCTTCTTATgacacttgtgttttgttttggtcaaaatggtttgtatcgtcagttagctgagattattcccgttaatctggtataacacattaataggttcttaaatattaagttcccctgagacacagtgtcgtgaaaagaaaaagtacccgccgagggggaccttggggtttaacaggtgatAACATGGGGGGGCCAGATGCTTTGTTACAAAGAGCCATCTGAAAAATCAAGTCATTGGAAACTGAACAGGCCAGGCACTTTAAAAAAAGACTTGGCAGCCGCATATAACTGATTCTATTGCAGCATTTAGGCTAATCTCGGAAAGAGCTGCAATTGGCGTTTTTAACAAGCACCAATGCCAACCTGATTGGTCCAAACCATGGTGGTTTGGACACATACATATAACTTGAAGCATATCAAGCTTTGAGGTCATTTGTCAAAGGCTTACCTCAACTTTCCTGCTAGATGGAGGGTCACCATCGAGCCATCCACCTTTCAAACCTAACCCTAAGCCCTAACTGTAACTATACCCATCTAGGAAAGGAATGTTGTTCAGCTAGTGGGTTACCATCTAGACACATTCATGTTTATATGTTATTTTGATATTGTGGGGATCCCACATTTTCAGATATCAAATTACAAAACAAAATCTTGAATATGATTACAATATAACTAATATTACTTAACATAAAAGACAGCATTTAGttattattaaaacatttcTTCCTTGCTGCCTCTTTTATTTCTGCTCCCTAAACAGTCatctaaaaacacatttaatccAGACATAGCTGCGGGGCTTGAGGCCGCTCAGCACTCAGAGGCTACCTGAATAATCAGTGTGTCAACATACCGCATGAGCCCATGTGATTTGTAGGTCCATTGTAGATGGAGCGTATTGATGTGAAACTGGATGTTTCAGAGTCGAAGCATATTCAGTAACTGTAGTTTGAAGTTACCTATTTTCTGGCTCTGTTCCTATAAAACAGTTGTGATCTTGTTTCAGCCAAGGTTTCACAGATGATTGTGGAAGAGCCACAGTTTTGAATTCCATGATTACAGTTTATTTACTTTTGTAGCATTAAAGAGTAAACAAAATGGCAATCATCCTCATGCTTTTTGCACATAAATTGAGTTGTTGCCAACAAAAACATTGTTTCTGCTTACAAAGTTTCACTGCAGCACTGCATGGACTCAGACAATTTAGTTTTTGGGAAACCGACCCCTCTCCGACTGAAGTGTAATCACGTTGTTAGACCACTGGTTAAGGTTTACTCGACTTATTCAGATAGGCCGATGGTTTACAGTTGGTTTATCAG
Proteins encoded in this region:
- the LOC117453020 gene encoding C-C motif chemokine 21-like — its product is MASRIALLLLLGVICVGFASAQIAQDCCIKVAGKRFPLQILQSYTIQDAGQGCSISATVFVSKVGKTLCVPHPNDKAWVKSYIRQLNQKHQRHH
- the LOC139434456 gene encoding C-C motif chemokine 21-like, whose product is MRAEAKTAARGGPGLEGVDRGSRGGRALRGPGSRAKTRQLRRPGRKVLTGQLRRPGSTLCRPDRNRSRLLLGVICVGFASAQIAQDCCIKVAGKRFPLQILQSYTIQDAGQGCSISATVFVSKVGKTLCVPHPNDKAWVKSYIRQLNQKHQRHH